In Bombus vancouverensis nearcticus chromosome 12, iyBomVanc1_principal, whole genome shotgun sequence, the genomic stretch CTTCGACGATGCTTGGAGAgaagaaattttacaatttttccttGACATGAGAAACATTCGCTGGCCGCTGAGTGgcggaatattttaataaatgaagGGCAAATCCACCTGAATTTCGCTCCAATCCGTCTAACGCGAATCTCCACGGTGtatgtaataatttttccttaatAAAACACATTGGTTAAAAGCCAGAAGTACTCCATAATcttaagaaaatgaaaaaccATTAATAAACAGAGAAACCGTCACAGAAAAATTCTATACAATTCACGATCCTTAAATCTGAATCCTTTCATAATCCAAAGTAAGTACCTCCAGTGCACGTTGTTCTTAATcagagaataaataaaaataacttcgGGAAAGGTAACAAAAAAATTTACGAAACATGCTCTCGAAGTGTTCCACGAGACTGAAAGAcctgaaaatttaaataatcaaaGTCTTTCGTGTTCACCGTGTCGCAGTCTACATCCACACAACCAATTTCATCCCCTAACGACATCGCCCGCAAGAACTTGTCGTTCGAACGCAAAATCCAGTAATTTTCTGATCCCTGGAACGATGCGAAAAATCAGGAACCATTCTCCACGATAGATAGATCATAAAACGAGAGGAACAGTGACGAAACTCGtgctattaattaataaatcgtCGGCGTGTACGCATGAACGTGATACAACGAACCGAGACGATCATCGTTCCACTAAAcgttttgaatattataaaaatagaaaaagaaaaaaaagagagatcaTGGAACGTTGCTCGTCCTGAAACAAGAAACGATCGCAGACTGAATAAAAAGAGAGGAACCGTgcgtttttcgttttctttctaaCGCGAGCACGACAACGGTAcaaaagaattaaaaactaaataaagggaagaaaatgagaaaacgaagatgaagatgCTCGTGCGTTCTCGTGAAGCGAAATTCGTACAAGGAACCGGGTTCTTTTCAATGATCCAAAGGTTTCGTGATAGTCTTTATAAAAATCGTTGAACAAAAGCTCCTGGAGAACGTTTTTCTGTACGAATTTCGCGAGAGAAGCCTCATTGGTTGCAGCGAATCCTGTTCGAGGACGAAGAACGACGATCTGCGAAGGAGTTAATGGAATTTACAAGGGACTATAGAGGAACATCGAATAGCGGATGCGTCTTTCTTGGTCCTTGATCGTCTGGTGAAGCAAAGTATCGCAAAAAATGGAACCGGTGTTGTATTCATAATCGATTTTCAGAGTTTTTCGCGACCATTTCTTCTTGATCCCCTCTGTCTCGAGCAGACAGACCTTGTAAAACAAGCCCCCAATCATCGACACTAACTGTTCGTCCTTTTTAACAAATATAACAAAACTTACGTCTTACTAATCGAGATCGGCAATCCGGAAAGCCATAGCagttgatttttaatttatagatCAATGAAATTAGAGAGTTCAGCAATTTTGATCATTGATAGAACTGCTACGGTATTCTGTGTTTGCAAAGTGTTTCATAATTCCTTTCCAAATGATTTTCACTTCAAAATATCTTTAGGCATATTTTTATCCCAATTTTAACAAAAgggataattttatttaatgtaGAGATAATAaaggaaattttaatttattaatttggtgTTTCAATGGAGAGAAAgggttaattattattttctttttttcttttcaattaaaatgatatttattttcttgaTAATTATAGTATTCATAAAATAGATTTTAGagataaaaaatgttaaaataaaagAGGTGTGTTATACTTTTTTAAAAAACGAGTGAATAAAATATCCAATTTTAAATCCCGCGAAATATTGAATTTAGTACCAAATAGCGTACACAGGTGGCGCATGATTCCGAATAATCCTACGTCGACACCTTTGCAAAAATGCAGCAAACTAAATGCATCGATGCAGCACGTCGGTACAGTAGAAAATACATGTGCTTGCACCGCGCATGCGAGTGACCAAATATATATCATAACTGAGGGGAAATGTCATGCATAATCAGCTGGTCAAATATAGGTGAAAAGATGGCGGGCGTGCAACTTGATGTTGTTAGGTGTCAAAAGAAACAACTTTAACACGCTGTTCACTGGCTGTGTCGACAATATTTTGTTGCAAATGTGTAAATAGATAATTGCTGTACATGATGGCATTTCTCGAGGTTAGTCTCACATTTTATTCGAACATTTGATCGTATTTTATATGTCGTATACATAACCCCCTTTCCCTCACACGAAAACGCATTTATCTTTTAGTGGAGACGCTTCAATTTTTTTGATCTTAAAAAAGAAGTTGACGGCGGGAAAATAGCCACGGCTCTTGGTGTGAGTATTCATCGACTGAAATCGGATTTTTTCTGACATGATATTTGGTTATAGGTTAAGGCTATCGTGTTCGATGTATATTGTATGCTCTGTTGATTAGGACGCCCAAGTGACAGCAGCTACGAGCGGTAACGGGACTCTAGTATTCGGAGATTACACAGGCAATGTGCATTTAGTGAATAGAACTTACGATGTTACCACATTTCGCGCTTATGATGTCACATTAACGCTAGCTCAACAAGTCCAACATTCCACTTTCTTGTTCACCATTGGTGTTAGTATCATTGCATAATTGTTACACATTGATGCAGAGATATTTGTCATTAATGAAAAGTATGTTTCTTAGGAAGATGAATCAGGTTGTAATCCTACCATAAAGGTCTGGAATTTAGCTAAACCAGATAAACAAGGCAATCCAACATGTCTTCGTATAAGTAGAGCCATACCAAGTTATAGAGCAGTTCCTGCAACTGCTCTATGTGTGCATACTAGTCTTACATTAATGGCTATTGGCTTTGGAGATGGCTCTATTATGTTGTATaggtaaaaataattaattttaataatggtAATCTTCTAATTTTCAAACATGTTTTAATACACAACTTTCAATCCTTAGGGGTGATTTAACTAGGGAAAGGAAAAACAAGataaaagtattcgaacatacCAATTTTTCAGTTACTGGTTTAGCAATAAAATCTAGTGGCAAACAAACTCATTTATTTGTTGCTACACCAAATAGCGTTTTCGTATATAATATTACTGTTAAGGATCAAGAATTTAAATCTCCCTTGGACACTATGGGCTGTGCCAGAAAGTGTAGTGTTCTTGCAGAATCTATGCAAGATAGTCATTTCATGATTGGTCGTGATGATGTAataacattaatataattttattatggaatgtatgtaataaatatttttctactaATTAATTTGTATTACTTTAGGCAATTTATTGTTACACACCAGATGGTAGAGGTCCTTGTTATGCAGCTGGCGGTCAAAAAATCATGTTAGAGTGGTTTAGAAGTTACCTAGTTATTATAGCAAAAGAAGCTGCGAATGATCCAAGAACAACAACTACCATTTCTGCAAAACCGAGGTaaggaaattttacaaattcatagtttttacaaattcattaaatataaactaatttttaaaatatcataTGTTTATAGTACTATAGAACCAATACCTCCAGGAGTGGATAAGCATGTAATTACAGTACTTGATATACAAAACAAATGCATTGTTTTTTCTGCCCCAATGTTGTCTGTGCAAGCTGTTCTATCGGAATGGGGTGGATTTTTTATACTCAGTGGAGATAGTAAACTTTATCACTTAGATGAAAAAGACTTGCAATCGAAATTAGCATTACTTTTCAAGAAGAATTTATACGATATATCTATAAGGTAGATAATTTCTACCTGAAGttgtagaaaatatttcaattataattataattgtatataattataatttaatattacattatttttagaATAGCTAAGAATCAACAATATGATGCTGAAGGTTTAGTCGATATATTCCGACAATACGGCGATCATTTATATTCAAAGGGAGATCATACCGGAGCGATAGAACAATATATTAAAACTATTGGAAAGTTAGAACCGTCGTatgtaattagaaaatttttagATTCTCAACACATAGACAATCTAACGACCTATTTGCAAGCTTTGCATAAAAATGGGCAGGCAACAGAAGATCATACAACTTTGCTACTGAATTGTTATACGAAACTCAATCATAcagataaattaaaagaatttatCATGGTAAACAAACTATGACTAATTTGGGTACAAAATTTATCGGTAATTTTTATGATTATGTTATATAATGATTTTAGACAAAAGATAGAGAGATTGATTTCGATGTCGAAATTGCAATAAAAGTTTGTCGTCAAGCATCGCCGGAGGATGCTTTGCTGCTTGCAAAAAAACATGATCGTTACGAATGGTATCTTCGTATTCAAATAGAAGATAAACACGAGTACAAAAAGGCATTAGAATATATGGCTACTTTGGACTTTGAAGAAGTACGTTGATACATGCATTTAGACGTGCATCCAGATTCaatttattcgattaattttGGACAATCTTTTAGGCAGAATCCAACATGAAGAAATATGGTACTATCCTAATAGAAAATGTGCCAGATGAATCAACGCAATTTTTAAAAGCCTTATGTACCAATTATAGGCCTTCCAATCAACCACTTGTAGATCAGGTAAAATTGaggaattaaaaaataacaGATTTATATTGGTACAATAAAACATATACTTGTAATGACGTATTTGATTCAGGAAATGTTAGACGGTACTGTGGACCAACACATCGATAAAGCTAATCCAGAAGATTTTATTCActtgtttttaaataattcagaaCGTCTCGTAGAATTCTTAGAGCACCTAGTAAAAATGAATACCAAGTTAGTATACCGAAATAAATAACAAGGAAAGTTCAATTTATATTCTACAAGTTAAATGTTTTAATACATAGGTGGAGTACTTTGGTATACAACACTTTAGTAGAACATTATCTTCATATTTGGTCAGCTTTGGATAATGATGTGGCAAAAGTACAATATGAACAGAAAATTGTACGACTTTTACAAAATTCGGAAGCGTGTTACGATAAGGATCAAATATTAATCTTATGCCATCAGCATAATTTCAGGCGTGGTTTACTCTTTCTTTATGAAGAAAGTAAATTGTAGGTTGAGGTAACTTACACAATCGATATTATACTTCAAAAatttataatgtatattatattatatatagataccAAGAAATATTACGATTCCATTTACGCGAAGGGGACAGTGAACAAATTTTAGCTACGTGCAAACGATTTGGACATCAAGATCCGAATTTATGGGTCCAAGCTTTATGGAGTGTTGCAAGAAATAAAGAAGCACCAACTAAACTTCTTGCAGACATACTAACCCACATAGGTATgtctaaaatttaatttaatcattCCAGTTACacataacatttttaaataaaatttatattggaCAGGTCAAGAAAGGCTTTTATCACCATTGATGGTTCTTGATGCACTTTCTACTTCACTTTCTTGTACCTTGGGCGATGTGAGAACCTATTTTAACAGTGTGTTACGAACAGAGCATAAACAAACACAAGCAGATATAGAATTATCTGAAAAGTATCGAGCAGATACTAAAAAGATACGAGAACAAATAGATTCAATTAAAAATAGTACTATTATCTTCCAAGGATCACGTTGCAGTGCGTGTCACCATCAGTTAGAACTTCCATCAGTACATTTTATGTGTCAGCATTCATATCATCAACAGTGAGTTCAGGTTTTATATcatattatgtataataatattttatgatgTATTTTAACATGTACGACGTTATTCTCGTAATAGCTGCTTTCAAAGATTCTCAGAGAACGAAAATGAATGTCCAGCTTGTTTACCAGACAATAAAAAATTGTTGGATATCATAAAAGCACAGGAACAATCAAAAGATCTTCATGAAACATTTCACAGTTTATTGGATCGAGCAGAGGATCCATTCTCATTAGTTGCTGATTACTTTGGTCGCGgagtttttaaaaaattaatggtGATCACAGATAGCGATAAGATGTTGTCTGCGTCGGTGGCAAAGTTTGATGAATCAAAATTGAATTATGGACCAGGAGCGGAAGCCAGGATCAGATTATCGGAGGGAAAGAACACAACGTtaggtaaacaaaattttatttgattaaaaaaattaatttatttactctTCAAGACATAGCacaattttttatacaaatcaaaaattttattataggaAAAACTGAAACTCATCGTTCGTATGATAATTATAATACAGTAGCGGATGATCGACTGCGATCTTATCCAAAATCAGATCTGTACTCTTCATCAATAGAAGCGAATATCTCTGGTACAATCAATGACATATCTAGTCCACGAGGAAATTCGAAGAAAGCTGTGCCAGTACCTATAAAGGAAGCTCGTATTCTAAACAGCACGACACCAAAATCATCACCAGTTCAAAAATCGTACGTGCCACCAAAAACACCGATTGTACCATCGAATCCATTCGGAGCAGATGACTACGATGAATCGAAAAATCCATTTGCCGAAGACAAAGACGATGACACTACTAATCCTTTTAAAGATAACGACGACACAAATCCCTTTAAGAATAATGACGATGATGACTATAATAAGAACCTGAATCCTTTTGgtagataaattatatttattatattcaacTGTTTCAACCACTAAACTCATGAATCACTAAAAAAGACAATTATGCGTTATTATTGACAAATAGGAATATTACAGCTTGCGAAGAAAAATATCGTAAATGTTATTGTcatatataaaattgtaaattcatTACATGAATCTAGCTTGGCTTTTACCAGTATAATCCCCCACAATTATTCAGCCTAGGTGTATCATGAACTTTatattgttttttctttttatacatgAATCACATAATAATATCTTTGGTGCTTTATGCAATTTGTAAAATGAAACTATATATTCACGTAgaaaaataagatatataattgtatattaaacgattaattgtacatatattcatttattatttttttttaatttcaacatatatattttacaaaatgtcTGTTAAAGAATCTCATTCGATGagt encodes the following:
- the Vps11 gene encoding vacuolar protein sorting 11, encoding MMAFLEWRRFNFFDLKKEVDGGKIATALGDAQVTAATSGNGTLVFGDYTGNVHLVNRTYDVTTFRAYDVTLTLAQQVQHSTFLFTIGEDESGCNPTIKVWNLAKPDKQGNPTCLRISRAIPSYRAVPATALCVHTSLTLMAIGFGDGSIMLYRGDLTRERKNKIKVFEHTNFSVTGLAIKSSGKQTHLFVATPNSVFVYNITVKDQEFKSPLDTMGCARKCSVLAESMQDSHFMIGRDDAIYCYTPDGRGPCYAAGGQKIMLEWFRSYLVIIAKEAANDPRTTTTISAKPSTIEPIPPGVDKHVITVLDIQNKCIVFSAPMLSVQAVLSEWGGFFILSGDSKLYHLDEKDLQSKLALLFKKNLYDISIRIAKNQQYDAEGLVDIFRQYGDHLYSKGDHTGAIEQYIKTIGKLEPSYVIRKFLDSQHIDNLTTYLQALHKNGQATEDHTTLLLNCYTKLNHTDKLKEFIMTKDREIDFDVEIAIKVCRQASPEDALLLAKKHDRYEWYLRIQIEDKHEYKKALEYMATLDFEEAESNMKKYGTILIENVPDESTQFLKALCTNYRPSNQPLVDQEMLDGTVDQHIDKANPEDFIHLFLNNSERLVEFLEHLVKMNTKWSTLVYNTLVEHYLHIWSALDNDVAKVQYEQKIVRLLQNSEACYDKDQILILCHQHNFRRGLLFLYEESKLYQEILRFHLREGDSEQILATCKRFGHQDPNLWVQALWSVARNKEAPTKLLADILTHIGQERLLSPLMVLDALSTSLSCTLGDVRTYFNSVLRTEHKQTQADIELSEKYRADTKKIREQIDSIKNSTIIFQGSRCSACHHQLELPSVHFMCQHSYHQHCFQRFSENENECPACLPDNKKLLDIIKAQEQSKDLHETFHSLLDRAEDPFSLVADYFGRGVFKKLMVITDSDKMLSASVAKFDESKLNYGPGAEARIRLSEGKNTTLGKTETHRSYDNYNTVADDRLRSYPKSDLYSSSIEANISGTINDISSPRGNSKKAVPVPIKEARILNSTTPKSSPVQKSYVPPKTPIVPSNPFGADDYDESKNPFAEDKDDDTTNPFKDNDDTNPFKNNDDDDYNKNLNPFGR